In the Paraburkholderia acidisoli genome, CGCGTTCGAGGAACGCGCGCACCGCATCCATGCCCACGCCGCGGCCCGACACTTCGGTCACTTGCGCCGCCGTCGAGAAGCCCGAGCGGAAGATGAAGCCGGCGATCACGTCGTCGCTCACCGCTTCGTCCGCGCCGATCCAGCCGCGCTCCACGGCAATGCCGCGAATGCGGGCGAGCGCGAGGCCGCGGCCGTCGTCGCCGAGCGTCAGGTGCAGCGCGCCGTCCAGCACGTTCATGTCGATCTGGATATGACCCGCTTCGCCCTTGCCTTGTGCACGGCGCTGCGCCGGCATTTCGATGCCGTGGTCGAGCGAGTTGCGCAACAGATGCATGAACACGTCGCGCACGGTGCCCGAGGTTTCGCTACGCAGGCGATAACCGTGGTCTTCGATGCTCACGACCGGCGCGATCTTGCCGAGTTCTTCCGCGAGCGACGGCAGCGATTCCGTCACGCCCGCGAGCGCATCTTCCACCCGCTCGGTGCCGATGCCGCGCAGCGTGCGGCGCAGTTCGGCGCGCATCGTACGCAGTGCGTGCAGGTCGTTGTCGTCGGTGTGCTCCACGATACGCAGCGTCGCTTCAATCGCGTCGCGGGCAATGCTGATGTTCGCTTCGTCGGCTTCCGTGCGCGGACCGCGACCGAGGCTCACCGAGTTGATGCTCGCGTAATGCTCGACGGCGGCCTTTACACGCGCCAGATCGTCGATCAGCGCCTGCTGGTCCCACACGTGATCGGGGTCGTCGCGGCGCAGCGCGTCGTAACGCTGCTCGACTTCGTGCGCCACGCCCGTGACGTGCTGCAGGCTGTACGTGCGCGCGTTGCCCTTGATCGTGTGCATGTTGCGGAACAGCTCGGCGATCGCGTTGGCGTCCGCGCAATCGTGCTGACGAATGATGCGTTCGTTTTCGTGGATGAAGTCCGTTGCGCTGTCCACGAAGTGGTGGAACTTCTCTTCGTTGACCGCGAGAATTTCGCCGATCATTTCCAGGCGGCGCTTCTGCTCGCCCGCTTCGGCCGCGAGTTCGCGCAGTTCCGTCACGTCGCGCACGCACAGCATCAGGCGCACGACCACGTCGTTTTCGTCGGTGATCGCGGACCAGCTCAGGTCCAGCACCTTGGCGCGGCCGTCCGGCAGCGTGCGCGTGACTTCGTTCACGAGCAAGTGCTGGTTGAACGCGAAGTTCACGTCGTCTTCGCCGAGACAGGCGTACACGGCGGCGTCGATCTGCGAAAGCGTGTCGGCGTCGAGTTCCGTGTGCGAGAACACGAGGTCCATGAGCGAGCGGCCGGCAATGTCGTTGGTCTCGAAGATCGCTTCGAGGTACGCCGAGTACTCGCTGTGGATCGTCGCGCCTTCGACGACGGTGAGAATACCTTGCTGCATGTTCTGCAACATCGCCTGAATGTCGGCGGTCTTGCGCTTGAGCTGTGCGGAGCTGTGCTGGATCTTCTCGATCATGCCGTTGAACGCAACGATCGAATGACCGATCTCGTCCATGCGGCCAACCGGCACGCGGCGCGTGAAGTCCTGATTCGACGCGATCTCGCTCATCTCTTCCTGCATGCGCGAGAGCGGGCGCGTGATCTGGCGATACAGCAGCAGACCGATGATCGTGAGCAGCAGCACGGCGCCGCCCGTCACGCCGGCAATGGCGCTCGTGGTGGTGTCGAGCGTGCCGTTGAGCGTGTTGATCGCGTCGTCTTTCTGGCGGTTCTTTTCCACGCGCATCGTCGTGACGATGCCTTCGAGTTCGTCGCGATACTCGGCAACGTTTGCGAAGAGGTAGGCTTGCGCGAGTTCGTTCTTGCCGCTCTCCTTCATCTTCGCGGTGTCGTCGATCGCCGAGAAGTAGTTCGCGAGGCTTTCTTGCGCCTGCGAAACGAGACCGTCCTGCGCGTGGCTCGCGGCGGCCTTGCGCTGCACTTCGAGCGCGGCGCGCAACGCGGCTTCCTTGGCCTTGAGGTCGTTCTGCGCGAGCGACGCCACGGTGGCGTCGGGTGCGTAAACGAGCGTCATGGTCGCGAGCTGCACGTCTTTGACGAGCGACACGAGATCGGAAGAAGCGAGCGCGCTCGGCACGACGCCTTGAGTCACCTGGCGTACGTCGGAAGCACTGCGGCGAGCCTGATAAACCGCGTAACCGCCAATGGCGGTCAGCGCAACGAACATCAGGACGATGAGAAGCGTAATGCGATGACGGATGGTCATGTCGAAATCCCCGGGCCTTCGTTTGCCGGCCGCGCTATGACTGCGCGACTCATGGCAATAGCGGCCAATTTATTCACGGTGGATATTGACGGTTAGGTATGACGAAATGATGAATGTTGTTATTCCGTCACATTGGCCCTATTTCCATGCCCGTTTCGCTCGCGTGACTCAGTCGGGCACGGCGGGATCGTCGAGAAAGCACACCATCAGTTCGTCGTCGACATATTCGCCTGCGATACACAGGCCGCGCGGCTCGACGCCATAGCGTACGAAACCCAGCGAACGATAGAGCGCCTGCGCGCGCGGGTTTTGCGAACTCACTACGAGATTCACCTGCATCACGCCGCGCTCGCGCGCTTCGGCAATCGCGCGCACCAGCAATTGCCGGCCAAGGCCCGTGCGCCGATACGCCGGATCGACGAACACGCCCCAGATGAACGCCTTGTGCGCTTCCTTTTGCCGCGCGTTACGCATGAGGCCCGCGATGCCCACGAGCGTTTCGCCATCGAACGCGCCAAATACAATTTGCGTCTCGCTCGTGCGCACGCGCGCGACGTTCTGCTCGTGCGTGTACGCCGCCTCTTCTTCGTACGTGGGCACGATGCCCGCCGGATAGTTTTGCGCCGCATGCAGACGCATGGCGTGAAAAGCCGCGGCGTCCTGCTCGATCAGCGGGCGAATCGTGAATGGCGTGGGCTTCGGTTCGTTCATGGCGAGGTTCGCATCGACGAGGACCTTCAAGGCTAACACGCGCTCGCGCAGCAATGCGTTGCGCTAAGATGGAATGTCCGATTCGCTTGAGCCATGTCATGACGTCGAGCACCGATCCCTTCTTCTGGCGCGATGCCGCGCTGCCGTTCGTCGAAGTGCGCGCGATCGCCGATGGCCGCAAGGTGCGTTACGGCCGTCACGCGCATCGCACGTTTTCCATTGGCGCGGTCACGGGCGGCCGCAGCACGTATTCGAACGGCGCAACGCTCGCGCATATCGGCGCGGGCGCGGTTGTCGTCATCAATCCCGAAGTCGCGCACGCGTGCAATCCGGAAGCGGACGCGCCGTGGTCGTACCGCATGTTTTATGTCGACGTGGCATGGCTCGCGAAATTGCAGCACGAACTGGGCTTTGGCGCACAAGAAGGTTTTCGTCCGTTCGTGCAAACGCTCACGCATGAGCCTGCATTGTTCGACGGACTCAATGCCCTTTATGCGTTGCTCGTCGACCCGCACGAAAGTACGCTGCGCAAGGAAAGCGCGCTCACCACGTATTTCACGCGGCTTCAGCAGTCGCTCAATCCGGCGCCGCTGAATGCACGCGAACCGAATGGGCGTCTCGCGCGCGCCGCCGAATTCATCGACGACAACTACACGCGCGCGCTCAAACTCGAAGAGATTTGCGCGGCCGCCGGGTTGTCGCCGTCTTATTTGATTCGTGCGTTTCGCGAGCAATACGGTATGACGCCGCACGCGTATGTCGTAAACCGGCGCATCGAATTCAGCCGTGCGCAATTGCGGCGCGGTCATGCCATAGCCGATGTTGCCGCCGAAGCCGGTTTCGCCGATCAGGCGCATTTGCAGCGCGCGTTTCGTCAGTTCGTGGCGGCCACGCCGGGGCAGTATCGCGGGTGATGCCGGCTTGAATGCGCGCGCGTTTAGTACGTTTATCGCGCAGTCAATGCAGTAACAACCCGATCGCGCTCGCCGCGAGCAGCACGGCCATCACGCGATTCACGAAGCGCACGCGCGCGGCCTTGCGCAATGCGTGACGCAGCGAGGCGCCCGCCCACGCCCAGCACGCGATCGACAGATAGCACACCACGAAATAGATCGCGGCGAATTGCCAGACGAGCGCAGGCTCGCCGCTCGCCGCGTAAGCGCCCACGCCCGCCACCGAAGCGAGCCACGCTTTGGGATTGAGCCATTGCATCGCGGCACCGACCATCAACGAAGGGCCGCGCGCGGAATCGTTGGTGTCAAAGCGGCCACTGTCGATGGCGAGCCGATACGCCACGTACAGCAGAAATGCCACGCCCGCCCATTCGATCGCGCGCGCGAGAAACGGCCAGCGCAATAGCAGCGCATGCATGCCGAGCCCGATCAGCAGCAACAGCAACGCAAAACCCACGGTAGCGCCCGTGACGTGACGCAGGCTCGCGCGCAATCCATAGCGCGCGCCCGCGCTCAGCGCGACGACATTCACGGGCCCGGGTGTGATGGACGTGGCCAGTGCGAAAGCGGCCATCGACAACGCGTTAGTTACGGCTTGATTCACGGCATTCCTCGTTACGCCCTGCGGCGAAATCAAATACCGTGGAGCGTAAGCGCGCCGCGCGCGAGCGTATTGAAGAAAATTACCCATGGCCGCACTCGCGTTATCATCGCGGCCAGGCAACATGTTTACTGGAATTTCAACGTGAAACGCATTCTTGTCATTGGCATTGGCGCGGGCGACCCCGATTATCTGACCGTGCAAGCCATCAACGCACTCAATGCCGCCGACGTGTTCTTCGTGATGGACAAAGGCGCGGCCAAAGACAAGCTCGTCGCGCTGCGCAAGGAGATTTGCGCGCGCTTCATCAAGGATCACGATTACCGCATGGTCGAAGCCACGAGTCCCGAGCGGCGGCGCGACGAAGGCATCGATTACAAGGCGGCGGTGGATGAACTGAATCGCGACAAGCAAGCGGTATTCGAGCGTCTGATCGAAGACGAACTCGGCGCGGGCCAATGCGGCGCGTTTCTCGTATGGGGCGATCCCTCGCTTTACGACAGCACGATCCGCATTCTCGACGCGATCCTGGCCGAAGGGCGGCTCGCGTTCGACTTCGAAGTGATTCCCGGTATCAGCAGCGTGCAGGCGCTCGCGGCCAAACATCGCGTGCCGCTCAATTTCATCGGGCGTCCGGTGAACATCACCACGGGAAGGCGGCTCGCGGAAGGCGGCTTTCCGCATGACGTGGACAGCGCCGTCGTGATGCTCGACGCGCAAAACGCTTACACGCAACTCGAAGGCGCGGACCTCGACATTTACTGGGGCGCCTATGTGGGCACGCCCGACGAGATCCTGATGTCGGGACCGCTCGATGCCGTGAAAGACGAGATCGTTCGCGTGCGCGCGCAAGCTCGCGAAGCGAACGGCTGGATCATGGACACCTACTTGCTGCGCAAGCGCGGTGTGAAAGAGTAAGAAGAAATAGAAAAAAGGCGCTGTTCCCAGCGCCTTTTTGTCGACATCGCTATACGCGAACGCTTACGCGAGTCCCACGCACACCGCCACGACGATCGAGCCGAGCAGCAGCACCGCGCCTATCGTCTTGCGCTTGTTGAGTTCCGTCCACAGCAGCACGCCCGTGAGCGAGAGCAGGATGAGCGCGCCCGCGAAGCTGTCGATGAACAGCACCCAGCCAACGCTCATGCCCACGCCCTTGTGCAGATTCGTGATCGTCGCGACCAACGAGTTCTCGTTGCGCTTGAGCGTGAGTTTGTCGTTGCCCACCCAGTATTCGACCGTCACGTTCTGGTCCGGCGAGATGAACATCATCTGCCAATGCTCGGGCTGCACCACCGTGCGATCGCCCCAGGCCACCTTGTGCTCGGGTTCCTTCTGCACACGGCCCATGCGCGCGGGCAGTTTCAGGTCGGCTTGCGAACGCAGCCATTTGGCCATTTCGCGCGGCGTTTCCGGCGCGGGATCGGGCACGTCGATCTGCATGCTCGACACTTGCGGCGCGCCGGGCGAAATGCGCAGCGGTTCCATGCGATGGTTGAGCACGAAGCCCGTGGTGCCGAACAGCAGACCGAGCGCCGCGCCCCACAGACCGACCCAGCCATGCACCTTGCGCAACCATTTGATGAAGGTCGCGCGACGCGAACGCTTCGCGCGTTCCTCGCGCTGCGCGGCGTCGAGATGCGTGAGCGGCGCGGCGGGCGCGTCGATCTCGGCGGTATCGGTAATGCTCATGTTTCACTCCAGAGTCGCAAAAGATTGTGATAGCAGCCCACAAGGCTGCGACGCGCTTGCGCGTCGGCGTCGCTCGCGTTGAGCCGCTGAATGGCGGTATCCATGTCGAAGAGCAGCGCGCGTTTCGTGTCGTCGCGCACGAGGCTCTGCACCCAGAAGAAGCTCGCGATGCGCGCGCCGCGCGTCACGGGCCTGACCTGATGCAGGCTCGTGGCCGGATACACGATCATGTCGCCCGCAGCTAATTTCACTTCCTGCACGCCATACGTGTCTTCCACCACGAGTTCGCCGCCGTCGTATTCGTCCGGTGACGAGAGGAACAGCGTGCACGAGACGTCGGTGCGCAACTTCACACCATTGGGCAGCACGCGCACCGCGCCATCGACATGACTGCCGAACGTCATGCCGCCTTCATAGCGATTGAAAAGCGGCGGATACACCTGGTTCGGCAGCGCCGCGCTGATGAAGAGCGGATTGCGCTCGATGGCGGCGAGTACCGCGTCGCCCAGTTCGCGCGCCATGGGCGTGTGCTCCGCGATCTGCTGATTGCGCTTGACAGGCGCGCCGGACCAGCCGGCCGTGGCGCGACCATCCACCCAGGCTTCGCCGGCGGCGTCGAGCTTCGCGCGCAGCGCGCG is a window encoding:
- a CDS encoding HAMP domain-containing protein; the encoded protein is MTIRHRITLLIVLMFVALTAIGGYAVYQARRSASDVRQVTQGVVPSALASSDLVSLVKDVQLATMTLVYAPDATVASLAQNDLKAKEAALRAALEVQRKAAASHAQDGLVSQAQESLANYFSAIDDTAKMKESGKNELAQAYLFANVAEYRDELEGIVTTMRVEKNRQKDDAINTLNGTLDTTTSAIAGVTGGAVLLLTIIGLLLYRQITRPLSRMQEEMSEIASNQDFTRRVPVGRMDEIGHSIVAFNGMIEKIQHSSAQLKRKTADIQAMLQNMQQGILTVVEGATIHSEYSAYLEAIFETNDIAGRSLMDLVFSHTELDADTLSQIDAAVYACLGEDDVNFAFNQHLLVNEVTRTLPDGRAKVLDLSWSAITDENDVVVRLMLCVRDVTELRELAAEAGEQKRRLEMIGEILAVNEEKFHHFVDSATDFIHENERIIRQHDCADANAIAELFRNMHTIKGNARTYSLQHVTGVAHEVEQRYDALRRDDPDHVWDQQALIDDLARVKAAVEHYASINSVSLGRGPRTEADEANISIARDAIEATLRIVEHTDDNDLHALRTMRAELRRTLRGIGTERVEDALAGVTESLPSLAEELGKIAPVVSIEDHGYRLRSETSGTVRDVFMHLLRNSLDHGIEMPAQRRAQGKGEAGHIQIDMNVLDGALHLTLGDDGRGLALARIRGIAVERGWIGADEAVSDDVIAGFIFRSGFSTAAQVTEVSGRGVGMDAVRAFLEREGGAIDLRFTDERTGAEYRHFQTIVRLPQAWAVQVGDVAEDKQEALVA
- a CDS encoding GNAT family N-acetyltransferase; this translates as MNEPKPTPFTIRPLIEQDAAAFHAMRLHAAQNYPAGIVPTYEEEAAYTHEQNVARVRTSETQIVFGAFDGETLVGIAGLMRNARQKEAHKAFIWGVFVDPAYRRTGLGRQLLVRAIAEARERGVMQVNLVVSSQNPRAQALYRSLGFVRYGVEPRGLCIAGEYVDDELMVCFLDDPAVPD
- a CDS encoding AraC family transcriptional regulator translates to MTSSTDPFFWRDAALPFVEVRAIADGRKVRYGRHAHRTFSIGAVTGGRSTYSNGATLAHIGAGAVVVINPEVAHACNPEADAPWSYRMFYVDVAWLAKLQHELGFGAQEGFRPFVQTLTHEPALFDGLNALYALLVDPHESTLRKESALTTYFTRLQQSLNPAPLNAREPNGRLARAAEFIDDNYTRALKLEEICAAAGLSPSYLIRAFREQYGMTPHAYVVNRRIEFSRAQLRRGHAIADVAAEAGFADQAHLQRAFRQFVAATPGQYRG
- a CDS encoding LysE family translocator, which codes for MAAFALATSITPGPVNVVALSAGARYGLRASLRHVTGATVGFALLLLLIGLGMHALLLRWPFLARAIEWAGVAFLLYVAYRLAIDSGRFDTNDSARGPSLMVGAAMQWLNPKAWLASVAGVGAYAASGEPALVWQFAAIYFVVCYLSIACWAWAGASLRHALRKAARVRFVNRVMAVLLAASAIGLLLH
- the cobF gene encoding precorrin-6A synthase (deacetylating); the encoded protein is MKRILVIGIGAGDPDYLTVQAINALNAADVFFVMDKGAAKDKLVALRKEICARFIKDHDYRMVEATSPERRRDEGIDYKAAVDELNRDKQAVFERLIEDELGAGQCGAFLVWGDPSLYDSTIRILDAILAEGRLAFDFEVIPGISSVQALAAKHRVPLNFIGRPVNITTGRRLAEGGFPHDVDSAVVMLDAQNAYTQLEGADLDIYWGAYVGTPDEILMSGPLDAVKDEIVRVRAQAREANGWIMDTYLLRKRGVKE
- a CDS encoding PepSY-associated TM helix domain-containing protein; this encodes MSITDTAEIDAPAAPLTHLDAAQREERAKRSRRATFIKWLRKVHGWVGLWGAALGLLFGTTGFVLNHRMEPLRISPGAPQVSSMQIDVPDPAPETPREMAKWLRSQADLKLPARMGRVQKEPEHKVAWGDRTVVQPEHWQMMFISPDQNVTVEYWVGNDKLTLKRNENSLVATITNLHKGVGMSVGWVLFIDSFAGALILLSLTGVLLWTELNKRKTIGAVLLLGSIVVAVCVGLA
- a CDS encoding Fe2+-dependent dioxygenase: MLVHVPNVLTPEQVRALRAKLDAAGEAWVDGRATAGWSGAPVKRNQQIAEHTPMARELGDAVLAAIERNPLFISAALPNQVYPPLFNRYEGGMTFGSHVDGAVRVLPNGVKLRTDVSCTLFLSSPDEYDGGELVVEDTYGVQEVKLAAGDMIVYPATSLHQVRPVTRGARIASFFWVQSLVRDDTKRALLFDMDTAIQRLNASDADAQARRSLVGCYHNLLRLWSET